One stretch of Plutella xylostella chromosome 15, ilPluXylo3.1, whole genome shotgun sequence DNA includes these proteins:
- the LOC105386749 gene encoding uncharacterized protein LOC105386749 gives MKSWIILAAIVGLSQARPEFSNTILDPNADSQSRDSVIEQLLISALEDLRQGMLTGSESYPVLDPYVTDSFTLDGSNYGFPQASIEFLDLTFRNLSTFVVQDASINLISLFAQRYRITLDIVVPELIAEAGHYDLKLQANDFDITGEGPATLTLKEGRIYGTIIARIRVGLGGVSINIESTDLKLGLGGFEPNFQNLFNDPGASIFANTFLKHLVPDLVELYEPEISAFINSLLPNALNGFITELRAAKNSRD, from the exons ATGAAATCCTGGATTATTTTAGCTGCAATAGTCGGCCTGAGCCAGGCTCGACCTGAGTTCAGCAATACTATATTGGACCCGAATGCTG ACTCCCAATCTCGAGATAGCGTAATTGAGCAGTTGTTAATAAGCGCTCTCGAAGACCTGAGGCAGGGCATGCTGACCGGCTCGGAGTCGTACCCGGTGCTGGACCCGTACGTCACTGACTCATTCACCCTAGACGGAAGCAACTATGGATTCCCTCA GGCTTCGATTGAGTTCTTGGATCTGACATTCAGAAACCTGAGCACGTTTGTAGTTCAAGATGCCAGCATCAACCTGATATCGCTGTTTGCTCAACGTTACCGTATAACGTTGGACATCGTAGTGCCTGAGTTAATAGCCGAGGCAG GACACTACGATCTGAAATTGCAAGCCAACGATTTTGATATCACGGGTGAAGGACCAGCTac TTTGACATTAAAAGAGGGAAGAATCTACGGCACGATTATTGCTCGTATTCGAGTTGGACTAGGAGGAGTCagcatcaacattgaaagcaCCGATCTAAAGCTAGGACTTGGAGGATTTGAG CCAAACTTCCAGAATTTGTTCAACGACCCCGGCGCCAGTATATTTGCCAATACCTTCCTGAAACACTTGGTCCCTGACTTAGTAGAACTGTATGAG ccGGAGATCTCAGCATTCATCAACTCGCTGTTGCCAAATGCTTTGAATGGATTCATAACGGAACTGCGAGCCGCCAAGAATAGCCGAGACTAG